A stretch of the Planktothricoides raciborskii GIHE-MW2 genome encodes the following:
- a CDS encoding Crp/Fnr family transcriptional regulator — MDNQYSSLRDIDPKIDKLIRATPFFTGLPEPIVERATIHIVSRTHPPNQVILLENDWGGSVYFVLDGWVKIRTYNLDGKEITLNILGPGELFGEMAALDEVPRSTDVITLAPTTIGNMPAQDFVQLIHTEPLAGIRLAQLMGRRLRQVNRRLRLRESDSTSRVADILLFLADGQGQQSDSGIEIPNLPHRELSSLSGLARETVTRVLSKLEKRGLIQRDRDILCIPDLNALERLLV, encoded by the coding sequence ATGGACAATCAATATAGCAGTTTGCGAGATATCGATCCCAAGATCGATAAATTAATTCGGGCAACGCCTTTTTTTACCGGCTTACCAGAGCCGATTGTCGAAAGAGCAACCATTCATATTGTCAGTAGGACTCATCCCCCCAACCAGGTGATATTGCTGGAAAATGACTGGGGCGGTTCGGTGTATTTCGTTTTAGATGGTTGGGTGAAAATTCGCACTTATAATTTAGATGGTAAAGAAATAACCCTGAATATTTTGGGGCCGGGAGAACTCTTTGGCGAAATGGCGGCATTGGATGAAGTACCCCGTTCTACGGATGTGATTACTTTGGCTCCAACTACCATTGGCAATATGCCTGCCCAGGATTTTGTCCAATTAATTCATACGGAACCTTTGGCCGGAATTCGCTTGGCTCAGTTAATGGGACGAAGATTGCGACAAGTCAACCGTCGCTTGCGCTTGCGAGAGTCCGATAGTACCTCACGAGTGGCAGATATTTTATTGTTTTTAGCCGATGGTCAAGGACAACAATCGGATTCCGGGATCGAAATTCCCAATTTACCTCACCGGGAGTTAAGTAGTTTGAGTGGACTGGCACGAGAAACTGTGACCAGAGTTTTGAGTAAGCTGGAAAAACGCGGCTTGATTCAGCGCGATCGCGACATCCTTTGCATTCCCGATTTAAATGCTTTAGAACGCTTGCTGGTTTAA
- a CDS encoding DUF2232 domain-containing protein — protein MINYPEDGTTSGDANSPERENLFNSNPTNAPQSNPGSVGGLSIDPGNSVPRSRRKGQAPLSMVETAFLASTSSLIWLINYYFPLGPLLRIFFPIPIALVYLRWGQRSAWMSALVSGLLLSVLMGPTRSILFVMPYGLLGVLLGWLWRRAATWEASIWMGTLVGSFGFFFRVWLLSVLLGEDLWVYLTTQMTQLVDWIFLRLGLLAQPSLYIIQALAVFMVILNNLIYLFAVHLTASLLLEKLGNPIPPPPNWVQVLLDEE, from the coding sequence ATGATTAATTATCCTGAAGATGGCACAACCTCTGGTGATGCCAATTCCCCAGAACGGGAAAATCTCTTTAACTCTAATCCCACTAATGCTCCTCAGTCTAATCCGGGTAGCGTTGGTGGGCTTTCTATTGACCCTGGCAACTCCGTCCCTCGGTCACGGCGAAAAGGTCAAGCCCCTTTAAGCATGGTGGAAACCGCTTTTTTGGCCAGTACCTCTAGTTTAATTTGGCTGATTAATTACTATTTTCCTTTGGGCCCGCTGTTGCGGATCTTTTTCCCCATTCCCATTGCTTTGGTTTATTTGCGCTGGGGTCAGCGATCGGCCTGGATGTCCGCTTTGGTTTCTGGACTGTTACTCTCTGTGTTGATGGGGCCAACCCGCAGTATTTTATTTGTGATGCCTTATGGGTTATTAGGGGTGTTGCTGGGTTGGTTGTGGCGACGGGCTGCCACCTGGGAAGCTTCTATTTGGATGGGTACTTTGGTGGGTTCTTTTGGCTTCTTTTTTCGGGTTTGGTTGCTCTCTGTATTATTGGGTGAAGATTTATGGGTGTATTTGACTACCCAAATGACCCAATTGGTTGATTGGATTTTTCTGCGCTTGGGTTTACTGGCACAGCCAAGTTTATATATTATTCAAGCTTTGGCGGTGTTTATGGTGATTCTGAATAATTTGATTTATCTGTTTGCGGTTCATTTAACGGCATCGTTGCTATTGGAAAAGTTGGGCAATCCAATTCCTCCTCCACCAAATTGGGTGCAAGTTTTGCTGGATGAAGAATAG
- a CDS encoding trypsin-like peptidase domain-containing protein, which yields MGVTPVSLRQLPITKIMWHKISLLIIATLPYFGLNFTAIAADKTVAKANHSPTDIIAQNLAQNSAEQERIRIYEQASPAVVMIQTNRGSGSGFIVSSDGLIITNAHVVQNATSPVTIVLANEQKVQGDIVGFAANGLDLAAVKIRGASNLPTLPLASSGSITVGQSVYAIGSPFGAEYRNSFTAGIVSRYDARRGLIQHDAAINPGNSGGPLLNSQGQVIGVNTSIATPEVRNDQGAIGRSQGNIGISFAIAIDRLQPFLVALNQGNAPRSSQRQEPRPNNQTQGLPLNGQAISGRLGQGDNTLPDNSYYKVYGFEGKAGQRVTIEMNSQEIDSTLFLLKPDGSKLEQNDDISASNFNARITITLPESGAYTVIANAFEPGESGSYTIRATAQ from the coding sequence ATGGGCGTAACGCCCGTGTCCCTACGGCAATTACCAATCACTAAAATTATGTGGCACAAAATTAGTCTATTAATAATAGCAACTTTACCCTATTTCGGGTTAAATTTTACCGCGATCGCTGCGGATAAAACTGTAGCAAAAGCAAATCATTCGCCTACGGATATTATAGCACAAAATCTAGCCCAAAATAGCGCCGAACAAGAACGAATTAGAATCTATGAACAAGCGAGTCCCGCTGTAGTAATGATTCAAACTAATCGCGGTTCCGGTAGCGGTTTTATTGTGAGCAGCGATGGGTTAATTATTACCAATGCTCATGTGGTGCAAAATGCTACCTCCCCAGTGACAATTGTTTTGGCTAATGAACAAAAAGTGCAAGGGGATATTGTGGGATTTGCTGCTAATGGTTTGGATTTGGCAGCGGTGAAAATTCGCGGGGCTAGTAATTTACCCACCTTGCCTTTAGCTAGTTCTGGATCGATTACCGTCGGACAGTCCGTTTATGCGATCGGTAGTCCTTTCGGTGCAGAATATCGCAATAGTTTTACCGCTGGGATTGTCAGTCGGTATGATGCTCGGCGCGGTTTAATTCAACATGATGCTGCCATTAATCCGGGAAATTCTGGGGGGCCATTGTTGAATTCTCAGGGGCAAGTAATTGGGGTAAATACTTCTATTGCTACTCCAGAAGTTAGGAATGACCAGGGAGCAATTGGGCGGAGTCAGGGCAATATTGGGATTAGTTTTGCGATCGCGATCGACCGACTCCAGCCGTTTTTAGTTGCCTTAAATCAAGGCAATGCTCCTCGTTCTAGCCAGAGACAAGAACCGCGACCCAACAATCAAACTCAAGGCTTACCTTTGAACGGGCAAGCGATTAGCGGACGCTTAGGGCAGGGGGACAACACCTTACCGGACAATAGCTACTATAAAGTCTATGGATTTGAGGGCAAAGCCGGTCAACGAGTAACCATAGAAATGAATAGTCAAGAAATTGACTCCACCTTATTCTTACTCAAACCGGACGGCAGTAAATTGGAACAAAATGATGATATTTCTGCCAGTAATTTTAATGCTCGAATTACCATCACCTTGCCCGAAAGTGGGGCTTACACCGTAATTGCCAATGCCTTTGAACCGGGGGAAAGCGGCAGTTATACCATCAGGGCTACGGCTCAGTAA
- the cobT gene encoding nicotinate mononucleotide-dependent phosphoribosyltransferase CobT: MIRIYTERKKAKKWLEVYRHCPPVLACVLGFTETGLQPGISAAGATPADRRFTAIADAEFLYHGSQANPKYPLPPLDAGASPVVISRAVVAATQMPVYIFNAGLPLAPPVPHIDLGGTPAACVTTGNALSLATVNHLLSQGLKWGKQLSDSIGAEGHHYVILGECVVGGTTTALAVLLGLGFAAAGKVNSSHPRCNHGQKLQVVEQGWQRSGLSESKRIFLGRGAADPLRVVAAVGDPMQVAVAGMAIAASRYGGVMLAGGTQMLAVYALAEAIAHTYHLSWRPENIVVGTTRWVAEDPTGDTVGLASLVGNVPLLATTLSFAQSRYPQLQAYERGFVKEGVAAGSCAIAAHLWQNWDQAYMLELIENLLDRCAGD, from the coding sequence ATGATTAGAATTTATACCGAGAGAAAAAAAGCCAAAAAATGGTTGGAGGTTTATCGTCATTGTCCCCCGGTTTTGGCTTGCGTGTTGGGCTTTACGGAGACGGGGTTGCAGCCCGGAATTTCCGCTGCGGGGGCAACTCCCGCCGATCGCCGCTTTACCGCGATCGCTGATGCGGAGTTTTTATATCACGGGTCACAGGCTAATCCTAAGTATCCCTTGCCACCCCTAGATGCCGGGGCCTCTCCCGTGGTGATTTCTCGCGCTGTGGTGGCAGCCACGCAAATGCCTGTTTATATTTTTAATGCCGGTTTACCATTAGCCCCACCAGTGCCGCATATTGACCTCGGTGGGACTCCTGCCGCTTGTGTGACCACCGGCAACGCTTTGTCTTTGGCTACGGTGAATCATTTATTGAGTCAGGGTCTGAAGTGGGGCAAGCAACTGAGTGATTCTATAGGTGCAGAAGGCCATCACTATGTGATTTTGGGCGAATGCGTGGTTGGCGGTACTACTACGGCTTTGGCGGTGTTGCTGGGATTGGGCTTTGCTGCTGCGGGTAAGGTGAATAGTAGTCATCCCCGTTGCAATCATGGTCAGAAGTTACAAGTTGTTGAGCAAGGTTGGCAACGGTCAGGTCTAAGCGAATCTAAGCGAATTTTTTTGGGCAGGGGTGCAGCCGATCCATTGCGGGTGGTGGCCGCAGTGGGCGATCCCATGCAAGTGGCTGTGGCAGGAATGGCGATCGCGGCTAGTCGTTATGGGGGAGTGATGTTGGCCGGGGGGACGCAAATGCTGGCGGTTTATGCCTTGGCTGAGGCGATCGCGCATACTTATCATCTGTCTTGGCGACCAGAAAATATTGTGGTGGGGACGACCCGGTGGGTCGCCGAAGACCCCACCGGAGATACGGTCGGCTTGGCTTCGTTGGTGGGCAATGTGCCGTTATTGGCGACTACCCTGAGTTTTGCCCAGTCTCGTTATCCCCAGTTGCAAGCTTATGAACGGGGATTTGTTAAGGAAGGGGTGGCAGCGGGTTCTTGTGCGATCGCGGCCCATCTTTGGCAAAATTGGGATCAAGCTTATATGCTGGAGTTAATCGAAAACTTGCTCGATCGCTGTGCCGGGGATTAA
- a CDS encoding COP23 domain-containing protein: MHVVGIKKPGFFLAINSRGEWPFAPTYSPQKPGFSTPTGNPQTPRNRVSYSQQTVGANGHSPLHIHHRNPVSGLFLGWLWGLRNRVSGLLATLNCLIHQRNPVSGFPPTTNNQQPTTNKKSIYNKKNTYYKKIAMKIKLFAATIAAAATLVVTSSAAMGQSGSNETQFICREAFDQATNQKIPTTYAWTERGKIAVVRWTSTLGNGAWTPERRCQEVSPRFQAAYENGSIRYLTNGTVNGQRAICTAREEGGSCQDLLLTLRPEDNAMAVLRQLNDVLKGRAGATLRQSGQEDQVYIQVDIERFLRTAPVE; the protein is encoded by the coding sequence ATGCATGTTGTTGGGATTAAGAAACCGGGTTTCTTTCTCGCAATAAACAGTAGGGGCGAATGGCCATTCGCCCCTACATATTCACCACAGAAACCCGGTTTCTCTACCCCCACAGGCAACCCCCAAACCCCCAGAAACCGGGTTTCTTATTCGCAACAAACAGTAGGGGCGAATGGCCATTCGCCCCTACATATCCACCACAGAAACCCGGTTTCTGGGTTGTTTCTGGGTTGGCTGTGGGGGCTGAGAAACCGGGTTTCTGGCTTGCTTGCCACCCTTAACTGTTTGATTCACCAAAGAAACCCGGTTTCTGGGTTCCCACCAACAACCAACAACCAACAACCAACAACCAACAAAAAATCGATATATAATAAGAAAAATACTTATTACAAAAAAATAGCCATGAAGATTAAACTATTCGCTGCAACGATCGCTGCGGCTGCCACTTTGGTAGTTACTAGCAGCGCGGCTATGGGTCAAAGTGGTTCTAACGAAACACAGTTTATTTGCCGCGAGGCTTTTGACCAAGCGACAAATCAAAAAATTCCTACCACCTACGCTTGGACTGAACGGGGCAAAATTGCCGTTGTTCGTTGGACTTCTACTCTGGGGAATGGCGCATGGACTCCCGAACGGCGTTGTCAAGAGGTATCGCCGCGATTTCAGGCCGCTTATGAAAATGGCAGTATTCGCTATCTGACCAATGGCACGGTGAATGGCCAACGGGCGATTTGCACTGCCAGAGAAGAAGGAGGGAGTTGTCAAGATTTGTTACTGACTTTACGGCCTGAAGATAACGCTATGGCGGTATTGCGTCAGCTTAACGATGTTCTCAAAGGTCGCGCTGGGGCAACGCTTCGCCAAAGTGGGCAAGAAGACCAAGTTTATATCCAAGTGGATATTGAGCGGTTTTTGCGGACTGCCCCTGTGGAGTAA
- a CDS encoding universal stress protein, whose amino-acid sequence MSFQKIVLAIDDSKFSEDILKQGLEIAKIHQAELMLFRCIPHNDVQVINSVPYEMGLGIEDINYNYRQQQDRVIQSTQETLEKLKYRCEQATNHELNISYRYKIGEPGYSICETAQEWSASMIIIGRKGHSALVEALIGSVSNYVIHHAQCAVLVIEPTKLSA is encoded by the coding sequence ATGTCTTTTCAAAAAATTGTGCTGGCGATCGATGATTCTAAATTCAGCGAAGATATCTTAAAACAAGGCTTAGAAATCGCGAAAATTCATCAAGCTGAATTGATGTTATTTCGTTGTATTCCCCATAATGATGTCCAAGTAATTAATTCCGTTCCTTATGAAATGGGATTAGGTATTGAAGACATTAATTACAACTACCGACAACAACAAGACCGTGTGATTCAAAGCACTCAAGAAACTCTGGAAAAACTCAAATATCGGTGCGAACAGGCTACAAATCACGAACTGAATATTTCATATCGATACAAAATTGGCGAACCCGGTTACTCTATTTGTGAAACCGCTCAAGAATGGTCAGCGTCGATGATTATTATTGGCAGAAAAGGTCATAGTGCCTTGGTAGAAGCCTTGATCGGCAGCGTCAGTAACTATGTGATCCATCATGCCCAATGTGCTGTTCTGGTGATTGAACCTACTAAACTCTCTGCATAG